The window ATAATGCTTCGTTTGTCTTCGACGTCTCTGGATGAACTTCACGGTCTCTTACTTACCAAGGAGCTTTCTATGGCTCGACGGAAGACAGTCTCTTCAGCCTCTGTGGTTGAACCATTTCAGGCTTTCTCTGTGCAGTCTCAGCCTCCTATGCTTCCTACTCCCTCGGCATTTGCTGCTCAGTCTTTACCACTTCACTCTGCCTCTCGGTACAACTCCAATCGTGGCAAGCCTCCTAGGGGTCAATTCATTTCCAATCGAGGAAATCGCAATCCTCGTGGTAATTTCAATCCTAATCGTGGTAATCGGATTTATCAAGGCTCGCGCAATCATCCCGGTTCTTCTACCTTCAAAGTCcaatgtcaaatttgtggatCTACCAGTCATGAGGCCCTTGACTGCTTTGATCGCATGAACCCCGAGATCTGTGGTCGTATTCCTCCAGCTAAACTTGCTGCCATGTGTGTACATCATTCTGCTAAACCATCTCAGCCTTGGTTAATTGATTCTGGAGCTACATCTCACATCACCAATGATATTGCTAACATCTTTTCTCCTACTCCCTACACTGGAGAGGACAAAGTGTATATTGGAAATGGTAAAGGTTTATCCATTCATAATGTTGGTTCCTCCTCTCTGTACACTCCTCATCATTCTTTTAAGCTGCAGAATGTTCTTCATGTTCCTTCCATGGCACATAATCTTTTATCTGCTTATCAATTTCTTAAGGATAATGATTGTGAATTAACTCTTGACCCTTATGGATCCACTGTCAAGGATCGTACTTCGGGGAGGATGCTTTTGCGGGGACCGGTTAGAGATGGTTTCTATCCACTGCAAAGTTCCAGTACCTCTTCTCCTTCATTACACTCTGCCTTTCTCAGTGTTAAAGCTCCTGTCAAAGTGTGGCATCAACGCTTAGGTCATccatcttcttcaatatttcgtAGGGTCATCTCTACTAATAAGCTTGCAGTGCATGGTAAATCTTCGGTTGACTTCTTCTGTTCAGACTGTGCTCTAGCTAAGAACCACAAGCTTCCTTTTGGAGTGGCTTCTTCAACTACAACTCGCAGCCTTCAACTGTTGCACTGTGATTTGTGGGGACCTGCTTCTGTTAAATCTAGTAGTGGCTTCCAGTACTACTTACTTCTGGTTGATGATTTTAGTAAATATAGCTGGTTTTTCCCTTTGAAAGCCAAGTCTGATGTATTTTCTACATTTGTTATCTTCAAAAACTATGTAGAAAATTTACTTGGAAATAAAATACAAACTTTGCGTTCAGATTCAGGGGGTGAGTTCACTGGTAACTCTTTTGCTTCCTTTCTTCGCACACATGGTATTCTTCATCAATTTAGCTGTCCGCATACTCCTGAACAAAATGGATGTGCCGAGAGGAAGCACCGCCATCTTGTTGAAACAGCTCGTACTTTACTTGTTGCTTCTCATGTACCTCATGTGTTTTGGGTAGAAGCCTTCTCGACTGCCATATACCTCATCAATCGCCTGCCCATCTCTGGTCTTACAATCTCTccttgggaaattttatttaatcaGCCACCGGATTATTCCAAACTCAGAGTATTTGGCTGTCAATGCTTCCCATGGCTCAAACCTTATGTGCATAGTAAACTGGATGCTAAGAGCAAGAGCTGTATATTTTTGGGCTACAGTCTTCAACACAAAGGCTATCGCTGTTTTGATCCTATTGACAACCGAGTCTACATCTCTAGACATGTAATCTTTCATGAAGACGCATATCCTTTTCAGTCCCTGCCTCTTCATTACTCTCGGTCAGCCACTGCTTCTccagtttcttcttcttccatggACCTTTACTTTAGCAAGTTTACTCAACCTGCTAATCCAGGTGCTGCTACCTCATCTTCCTCTAGCCCGAGGTCTCTTTCTTCACCGAGTGCTTCTCATCCTGCCTCTATGCCTGCAAGTCCTGCTGTATCACCAACTGCAAATCCTGATGTCTCACCACCTGCATCTCTGCCTGCAAGTCCTGATGTATCACCACCTGTGCCACGCCCTCTTCCCATTTCTGTTAATGTTCATCCTATGATTACTAGATCTAAGGCAGGAATTTACAAACCTAAGGCTTATGCAGCAACTAAACATCCACTCCCAGTTCCTCTTGATTTTGTTCCAAGCACCTATTTACAAGCGTCTAAGTATGCTCACTGGAGGGCTGCTATGCAGGATGAATATAATGCATTACTATCTACAGGGACTTGGTCTCTAGTTCCTTCTCATTCCACTCAAAATGTCGTCGGCTGCAAGTGGGTGTTTCGTGTCAAGACAAAAGCTGATGGTACTGTTGATCGATACAAAGCCCGACTAGTGGCCAAGGGCTTTCATCAGCAAGAGGGAATTGATTTCCAAGAAACCTTTAGTCCGGTTGCTAAACCGGTTACCATTCGAATTCTGCTTACTCTTGCTGTTCAACACAATTGGTTCTTAAATCAATTAGATATTAGCAACGCCTTTCTTCATGGTGACTTAAAAGAGGTTGTTTACATGCAACAACCCCCTGGTTTCATTGATCATCTCTTTCCAGATCATGTATGCAAGCTCAGAAAATCGTTGTATGGACTCAAACAAGCGCCTCGCGCTTGGTTTGATAAACTGTTTCAAGTATTACATGCTCTTGGTTTCACCCAATCCTCCTCTGATGCATCTTTATTTGTATTGAATGGTCCTCAGTTGGTTATAGTTCTTgtgtatgtggatgacattCTTGTCACTGGGCCTAACTCCACTCTCTGTCATCAGTTTATTCAGCAGCTAAGTGACAGATTTCCAGTGAAGGATCTTGGTCCTTTACACTATTTTTTGGGGTTGGAAGTTCAGAGGTCTTCCCACGGGatctttcttcatcaaacaaaATATTTACTTGATCTTCTCTAGCGGACAAATATGGAGGGTGCAAAGCCTTGCTGCACACCTCTTGGCTCTAAAAAACTGGATCACAGTGGGTCACTTCTCTCCAATCCGACTGAATATCGGTCTCTTGTTGGAGGTCTTCAATACCTCACCTGGACTAGACCGGACATTGCTTTTGCTGTTAATCAGTTACGTCAATTCATGCATGCTCCGCGTGATCAACACTTTCAGGCCGCTAAAAGAGTCCTCCGTTTTCTCAAAGGTTCTTTTTCCCAAGGACTGTGGTTTACCAAAGGTTCTGTTGCTCTCTCTGCCTACtcagatgctgattgggctggctGCACATTTGATCGGCGGTCGACTACTGGTTATTGTGTTTTTCTTGGCTCTAATCTCATCAGCTGGAGTGCCAAGAAACAAAGCACTGTTGCTCGTTCTTCTACAGAAGCCGAATATCGGTCTCTAGCTCACACAGCTGCAGAACTCACTTGGGTCTGCAAAATTCTTCGTGACCTTCACTGTTCTATTCCTAAACTGCCTACTCTGTGGTGTGATAACATCTCCGCCATTTCCTTAGCTTCAAATCCTGTTTTCCATGCTCGCACTAAGCATGTCGAGATTGACTACCACTACATTAGAGAGCTGGTTTTAGCTCATCTGCTTAAAGTGCAGTTTGTGTGCAGTGCTGATCAATTGGCTGATCTACACACCAAGTCCTTGTCCAAAACCAGATTCCGCTACTTGTGTTCCAAGCTTCCTCTTGGCATCACTTCTGATTCCTCCTCtcgcttgagggggtgtattagGACAGATGATACATCATCCATTTCTGTTAATGATAAATAGTTTGGAAAAACTAAATGTAGTTAGTTTTGTTATTAGTTGTGGTTAGTTAGGATTGTACAAGTTTAGTTAAGGAAGCTAAGGGTATAAATGTAAAGAGCTAAAGGCTATATAAATGTACATCCATGTAATTGTTTATTCAGTCAATGAAATACAATCTTACAGAAGAAGATTTGTTTCTCTTTAGCTcccttatgtttttgttttttaagtggCTACTGGCCACTGgctaaaagaaaaagataagagATATGTGCAGTATAACCAAAACTTTGAGGCCTTAGTTACGTGCCTGTACTTAACGTGCTTCACAAATATTTTCTTCCATGCATTAAGCCAGGATTAATTCGAGATAGTGCAAGTAAATATTAGAGGAGGGCGATAAGCCAGCATGCACATATAGTTGCAGGCGGTTGCAGTTGTGAACAAAACATATGCAAACAAGAACTGTAATCATACGGTTTACTATTAAACTAAACGCTAGTTGGTATAAGTTGATTGACTTCCGAATATTTATCAGATTGATAACatgaaaatttagaaattatttGAGGAAAATTAATCATAAGTTCCTGATAAGTTTGCATTTATGaacgagagattttttagtgtgatcaGTACACGGGCTAATATATCATATGTTACTGTACAAATTGGGGATATGCGTggtaaaaagttaataacttaaaaaataaaatttatttccatttatataaaaacacgtggtgtataATTCGTGTTccggtcacaataaaaaattccaTCAAGATCATCACGTGAAGTATTTATATATTTCCTTAGCACATAATATCATCTTGGTTTCTTAATAGGTCCTAATAATTAATCTATATAATGAAAGGTCGCTCCTATAATAGTTAACCTAATGAAGGGTCGCATGCGGCAATCACATGAGGCTATGTTTCAAGTGCGAAACCTGAAATTTTCACAAATGTAAGCTAACATTCTTTTGTTTATCTAGAGTGACTTATTTCGTCTAAGAATTGTTAATGTGAAGTAGACTAATTTTCAATTGGCGTGAGCTAATTAATTTTTGCTGACGGGATGAATTTCACAGGAATACAACACCCAATTTTTTAGCAGAATATTGCACGAGATTGGAGCCCATTCTATCTCAAGGGTGGGTTCTCCCTTACACTGTTTGTGCGTCTAAAACTAAAATATAACGTCTATTTTTATTGATTATTAGAGTGTGGACTTTGAATAATTTTTCGAATATAAATTTGTCGACCTAGTTGACACATAAAGCCACCGACTAAACTACTAGCTCGATAGGCTATAGCCTTAGCCTCCTCATGACCATCTCCTGTCTTATGTCTAATCATTTAGTCATAATCATATCCATTTAGTTTTCCTATGTTGGTTATTGGCACTTTCTGTTGTGTTTGTAGGCGATTTGGATCGTACATATATGGCCCGCCATGCAGCGACGTCGACACATACATTATCagattattaaatattattatgagTAATGATATTCTTATTATAttttcatatcatatttctataccATCTTTGGTGATATCTGATGTGGACATCCATATTAtctgaaaaatttgcaaaatccaaagaaaaggaaggagaaagattcctcgtataccacaatcatcatttaattaactagtttttattaattattaatttattaaataatgaactaaatttaaaaatctgattaattcaaataataTCGCTGTTCACATCAAATATTAACTGAgatggtatgaaaatgtggtacaaaagcatggtatgaataacattactctattTTTATTGGTAATTAACCCTCCGGAATATATTAATTTACATCTGATTAGCAGAGATCGACCTGGATTAATATCTTCAACAAATATATTGGCTTGGTTTGAGCGACGTTGGGCTTCTTAAGCTTCTTTCACAGGAGGATACACCAGTAGCAGTGGTAGCGTCTCGCTCCCCATTTTGTCAGTTAATGCGGAGCAACGTTTGATTTAGGGTTTGTGATTTTCACACTCATTCTGTTCGCTTACACTTCTCTTCTCGTTTTCACGCCTTGATTCTCCATTTTTCTTTACTCATTGCCAAAGGACAAAAAAATAGGAAGGAGTACTGCAACTTTATAGAAAAATGTAGAGTGTGAAAATTATATATGTTGGAAAAGTTAATAAGTTGgttttttgatttatttttatttatggatAATTTGGTATTTTGAGtattatgattttttataaGATGTTTTGTTACTTAGTTAGACATAagtgggggtaaggctagccgacatttacctctctcagaccctgcctaaagcgggagccttgtgcactgggtacgacctttatatgTAGGTATCAGTTGTTGAGAAATATGTATAAAGTTTTGATGGATGATTTGTCTGGGTCCGTACATACATAATCAAATAATCTACGATACCAAATATAGCAGAAGAGTCGTTTTCGTATGAGGGATAAACAGTAGTTGAAATATTCTCTTCCTCAAATAAACTTGACCGAGCATCGATAAAAGAAAGCACCCATTGTTTATGAACAGTAGGATTTTGGATGTATTGCTTGGAAAAAGTAATATAGATTGACTAGTAAAAAAGGAAAGTCATCTAAAGACAGAGAATAGCACTGTGCATGAATAGGAAGAAAATGCACAACCAAGGTCCCCATTGCTCGAGAAACTCCTTGATGTGTTACTTTCCTCCGTGTATAAAGAcagaaaaagagagaggagaaagaAGCGAAAAGGCCAAAAAACAACcagagattgatacctttcaTGCATTTGAATCATCAagttatataattttatatgcATGCATGAGTCATTCCATTTGGTGAATTCCAAAAATGAGAGCGTCACTGTACTCTGTACGACTCTTTATACGTGAGCAAAAATAGTAAGAAAATGATGTGATCGATGGTGCTTAAATATTAGGGTTAGGGCAGAGAAGTTGTCTTACTCTAATAGCTATATAGTTAGCTAGTCTTTGCATTTGCAGGTTGGAACTTTTGGAAGATTATAATATGGAAGAAGATTTGAGTAGTACTAGACACAAAGAGAAGGGAAAAGAAGCAAATATTGAAGATAATGAGATCCTCAAAAAGAAAATCTCTACTCATCCTTTATATGGTTTGTTGGTTGAAAATCATTTGGACTGCTTGAaggttcttctttttcttcttctttttctttactcttcttcttcttcttctttactcatttcaaattttcaggtAAGTGGAATAATCAGTGAACTAGAGGAAAACGATGGCTGCAGAGATATGAAGCAGCTTGACTACAACTGCAATGCCAATTTAAGCGTGTATGGACAATCTGACCTCGATCACTTCATGGTGCGTAATTAAGATCGATCCCTGAAGGCTATTTTATTCACATTCATTACTAATAACCTTTGTTCCTTTTCTGCATCATGTTTAAAAACtaatcaattaattaactaGTGCATGCACACCAAGGCCTCGCTATTGGTATCTCAGATTGGATTGGCATGGATATATAAACTACTAAATTGACGGTATGTTAAAGAGAGAAATGAAATGTTATGTAGAACTAGAAGGTGAAAGATGTATTACTCATGAAAGAAACTCATCTATTCCAGTGCCCCCCTAAAATGGTATAGGATTAGAAGGTTGAGTTTTCTTCATGTCTAACCCTC is drawn from Malus domestica chromosome 14, GDT2T_hap1 and contains these coding sequences:
- the LOC114821236 gene encoding homeobox protein knotted-1-like 1, encoding MEEDLSSTRHKEKGKEANIEDNEILKKKISTHPLYGLLVENHLDCLKVSGIISELEENDGCRDMKQLDYNCNANLSVYGQSDLDHFMEAYCLALGKLKAAMEEPQQKSMAFISNMQLQLEEIINNSHLADQPAPASLSGES